In Phaenicophaeus curvirostris isolate KB17595 unplaced genomic scaffold, BPBGC_Pcur_1.0 scaffold_122, whole genome shotgun sequence, one DNA window encodes the following:
- the POLA2 gene encoding DNA polymerase alpha subunit B — protein sequence MAAGAEPAEVSAEALLRELRLFELRCPGDEGPERLVQLCLTHGLDPVALANELLAFVTSKDLGTELSSDTLDAFEHEVLAKRSSRLSRKNRNRSGGLHDVHSLQELLDEEEEDELLDAYAAPSKGSQKRGNSTPETPRPKRSLSSRSPYALFSPNSFSPGRTPSPSYAARGGRGDVVASFGDLPDPSWSGRGGAAACVPKLFGLPEENLTKSYKFMFQKALDVREALSWRIEELGEALRSHHGLEDFASASLPSQEPVTLLGLIGCDSNGKLNAKSVVLEGDREHCSGGQVPLDLSDLKEYSLFPGQVVALEGTNSTGRRILVSKLYEGVPLPFHLPAEPASEPEQRLVFVACGPFTPSDSSAYEPLADLLALISRHRPDVCVLFGPFVDAKHEEVENCRLLGSFADVFRLCVKTIIEGTRSAGSHLVFVPSLRDVPHDSVYPQPPFLCPELPKDDKPRVHFVPDPCTLDVDGVVFGLTSTDLLFHMGSEEISSSSGVSDRFTRILKHVLTQRSYYPLYPPSEELNVDYERFSLYASLPVTPDVLVTPSELRYFVKEVLGCVCVNPGRLTKGRVGGTFGRLVVCRRDAGSRGPCLAAQVVKI from the exons ATGGCGGCGGGAGCGGAGCCCGCGGAGGTGTCGGCCGAGGCGCTGCTGAGGGAGCTGCGGCTCTTCGAGCTGCGCTGCCCCGGGGACGAGGGGCCCGAGCGCC TggtgcagctctgcctgacccaCGGCCTGGACCCGGTGGCTTTGGCTAACGAGCTCCTGGCCTTCGTTACCAGCAAAGACCTCGGCACCGAGCTCTCCTCCGACACCCTCGATGCCTTCGAACACGAG gTCCTCGCCAAGCGGAGCAGCCGCCTTTCCCGGAAGAACCGGAACCGCTCCGGAGGCCTCCACGACGTCCACTCCCTCCAGGAGCT CCTTgacgaggaagaggaggacgAGCTCCTGGATGCCTACGCGGCGCCGTCCAAG ggGTCCCAAAAACGTGGGAATTCCACCCCGGAAACGCCCCGGCCCAAGCGGAGCCTCTCGTCCCGCAGCCCCTACGCCCTCTTCTCGCCCAACAGCTTCTCCCCGGG CCGAACCCCCTCCCCGAGCTACGCGGCTCGCGGCGGCCGCGGCGACGTGGTGGCCTCGTTTGGAGACCTTCCGGATCCTTCCTGGAGCGGCCGAGGCGGCGCCGCCGCCTGCGTCCCCAAACTCTTCGGTCTCCCCGAAGAAAACCTCACCAAATCCTACAAATTCATGTTCCAAAAAGCCCTCGACGTCCGCGAAG CCCTGTCGTGGCGGATCGAGGAGCTCGGCGAGGCCCTTCGGAGCCACCACGGCCTGGAAGACTTCGCCTCGGCGTCGCTCCCGTCGCAG GAGCCGGTGACGCTGCTGGGCCTCATCGGCTGCGACAGCAACGGGAAGCTCAACGCTAAATCCGTGGTGCTGGAAGGCGACCGGGAACACTGCTCGGGGGGCCAAGTGCCCCTGGATCTCTCGGATTTGAAGGAATATTCCCTCTTCCCTGGCCAG GTCGTGGCGCTGGAGGGAACCAACAGCACCGGGAGGAGGATTCTGGTCTCCAAGCTCTACGAG GGGGTGCCGCTTCCCTTCCACCTGCCGGCCGAGCCGGCCTCAG AGCCCGAGCAGCGCTTGGTTTTCGTGGCGTGCGGCCCCTTCACCCCCTCCGACAGCAGCGCCTACGAGCCCCTCGCCGACCTCCTCGCCCTCATCTCCCGCCACCGCCCCGACGTCTGCGTCCTG TTCGGGCCCTTTGTGGATGCCAAACACGAGGAGGTGGAG AACTGCCGGCTCCTGGGATCCTTCGCCGACGTCTTCAGGCTCTGCGTGAAGACGATAATCGAAGGGACGCGCAG CGCCGGCTCCCACCTCGTCTTCGTTCCCTCGCTCCGAGACGTCCCCCACGACTCCGTGTACCCGCAGCCCCCGTTCCTCTGCCCGGAGCTCCCCAAGGACGACAAACCG CGCGTGCATTTTGTTCCGGATCCCTGCACCCTGGACGTGGACGGCGTGGTTTTCGGCCTCACCTCCACCGACCTCCTCTTCCACATGGGCTCCGAGGAGATCAGCAG CTCGTCGGGCGTCTCGGATCGGTTCACGCGGATCCTCAAGCACGTCCTGACGCAGAGGAG CTACTACCCCCTGTACCCGCCCTCCGAGGAGCTCAACGTGGACTACGAGCGCTTCTCCCTCTACGCCTCGTTACCCGTCACGCCCGACGTCCTCGTTACCCCCTCGGAGCTGCGCTACTTCGTTAAG GAGGTCCTGGGCTGCGTCTGCGTCAACCCCGGGCGCCTGACCAAGGGCCGCGTGGGCGGCACCTTCGGCCGCCTCGTCGTTTGCCGCCGGGACGCCGGGAGCCGCGGCCCCTGCCTCGCCGCCCAGGTCGTTAAAATCTGA
- the CDC42EP2 gene encoding cdc42 effector protein 2 — protein sequence MATKVPIYLKRGSRKGKKEKLRDILSSDMISPPLGDFRHTIHVGSGGESDMFGDVSFLQGKFHLLPRSESALEKESPAAAPFHFSRTATVSGREPTAAEASSPLLKNAISLPLLGGPQALTLPSARAPPKPPRLHLDEKPGPARSPESQEESGEGRRAAPLPPPCSSRLASPTNGSAEAPAFVSHAGSLLSLHVDLGPSILDDVLRVMEKHQAEGGGGALQEILT from the coding sequence ATGGCCACCAAGGTGCCCATCTACCTCAAGAGGGGCAGCcggaaagggaagaaggagaagctCCGCGACATCCTCTCGTCCGACATGATCAGCCCTCCGCTGGGGGACTTCAGGCACACGATCCACGTCGGCAGCGGCGGCGAGAGCGACATGTTCGGGGACGTCTCCTTCCTCCAGGGCAAGTTTCACCTCCTCCCGCGGAGCGAGAGCGCCTTGGAGAAGGAGAGCCCCGCCGCGGCGCCCTTCCACTTCTCCAGGACGGCCACCGTGTCCGGCCGGGAGCCGACGGCCGCGGAGGCTTCGTCTCCGCTGCTGAAAAACGCCATCTCGCTGCCGCTGCTGGGGGGGCCGCAGGCGCTGACGCTGCCCTCGGCGCGGGCGCCGCCCAAGCCGCCGCGCCTGCACCTGGACGAGAAACCCGGCCCGGCGCGGAGCCCGGAAAGCCAGGAGGAGAGCGGCGAAGGCCGGAGGGCCGCCCCGCTGCCGCCCCCGTGCTCCTCGCGCTTGGCTTCCCCCACCAACGGCTCGGCCGAGGCGCCGGCCTTCGTCTCCCACgccggctccctcctctccctccacgTGGATTTGGGGCCGTCCATCTTGGACGACGTCCTGCGGGTGATGGAGAAGCACCAGGCCGAGGGAGGCGGGGGAGCCCTCCAGGAAATCTTGACGTGA
- the DPF2 gene encoding zinc finger protein ubi-d4 isoform X2, with protein sequence MAAVVQNVVKLLGEQYYRDAMEQCHNYNARLCAERSVRLPFLDSQTGVAQSNCYIWMEKRHRGPGLAAGQLYSYPARRWRKKRRAHPPEDPRLSFPSMKPDTDQVLKKEGLISQDGSSLEALLRTDSLEKRALPDPRLDDDSLGEFPVTNSRARKRILEPDDFLDDLDDEDYEEDTPKRRGKGKAKGKGVGGARKKLDTAILEDRDKPYACDICGKRYKNRPGLSYHYAHSHLAEEEGDDKDDSQPPTPVSQRSEEQKSKKGPDGLALPNNYCDFCLGDSKINKKTGQPEELVSCSDCGRSGHPSCLQFTPVMMAAVKTYRWQCIECKCCNICGTSENDDQLLFCDDCDRGYHMYCLTPPMSEPPEGSWSCHLCLDLLKEKASIYQNQNNS encoded by the exons ATGGCGGCCGTGGTACAGAATGTGGTGAAGCT GCTGGGCGAGCAGTACTACCGCGACGCCATGGAGCAGTGCCACAACTACAACGCGCGGCTCTGCGCCGAGCGCAGCGTCCGCCTCCCCTTCCTCGACTCCCAGACCGGCGTCGCCCAGAGCAACTGCTACATCTGGATGGAGAAACGCCACCGCGGGCCAG GTTTGGCCGCCGGGCAGCTTTATTCCTACCCTGCGCGGCGCTGGAGGAAGAAACGTCGGGCGCATCCTCCGGAGGATCCGAgactttccttcccttccatgAAACCAG ACACGGATCAGGTGCTGAAGAAGGAAGGGCTGATCTCGCAGGACGGAAGCAGCCTGGAAGCTCTTCTGAGGACGGATTCCTTGGAAAAACGAGCCCTTCCGGACCCTCGGCTCGACGACGACAGCCTCGGCGAGTTCCCCGTCACCAACAGCCGAGCACGGAAG CGGATTCTGGAGCCGGATGATTTCCTGGACGATTTGGATGATGAAGATTACGAGGAGGATACCCCCAAgcggagagggaaggggaaagcgaAG GGCAAAGGGGTCGGAGGGGCTCGCAAGAAGCTGGACACGGCGATTTTGGAGGACCGGGACAAACCCTACGCGTGCGACA TTTGCGGCAAACGCTACAAGAACCGCCCGGGCCTGAGCTACCACTACGCTCACTCCCACTTGGCCGAGGAAGAAGGCGACGACAAGGACGATTCGCAGCCTCCCACTCCCGTCTCGCAGCGGTCGGAGGAGCAGAAAT CCAAGAAAGGCCCCGACGGGTTGGCTCTGCCCAACAACTACTGCGATTTCTGCCTGGGAGACTCCAAAATCAACAAGAAAACCGGACAACCCGAGGAGTTGGTTTCGTGCTCTGACTGCGGGCGATCAG GGCACCCCTCGTGCCTGCAGTTCACCCCGGTGATGATGGCGGCCGTCAAGACCTACCGCTGGCAGTGCATCGAGTGCAAGTGCTGCAACATCTGCGGCACCTCGGAGAACGAC GATCAGCTGCTCTTCTGCGACGACTGCGACCGCGGGTACCACATGTACTGCCTCACCCCCCCCATGTCGGAGCCGCCTGAAG ggagctggagctgccaCCTCTGTCTGGATTTGCTGAAGGAAAAGGCCTCGATCTACCAGAACCAGAACAACTCCTGA
- the DPF2 gene encoding zinc finger protein ubi-d4 isoform X1 has translation MAAVVQNVVKLLGEQYYRDAMEQCHNYNARLCAERSVRLPFLDSQTGVAQSNCYIWMEKRHRGPGLAAGQLYSYPARRWRKKRRAHPPEDPRLSFPSMKPDTDQVLKKEGLISQDGSSLEALLRTDSLEKRALPDPRLDDDSLGEFPVTNSRARKRILEPDDFLDDLDDEDYEEDTPKRRGKGKAKGKGVGGARKKLDTAILEDRDKPYACDNSYKQKHSLKPPDRVCGKRYKNRPGLSYHYAHSHLAEEEGDDKDDSQPPTPVSQRSEEQKSKKGPDGLALPNNYCDFCLGDSKINKKTGQPEELVSCSDCGRSGHPSCLQFTPVMMAAVKTYRWQCIECKCCNICGTSENDDQLLFCDDCDRGYHMYCLTPPMSEPPEGSWSCHLCLDLLKEKASIYQNQNNS, from the exons ATGGCGGCCGTGGTACAGAATGTGGTGAAGCT GCTGGGCGAGCAGTACTACCGCGACGCCATGGAGCAGTGCCACAACTACAACGCGCGGCTCTGCGCCGAGCGCAGCGTCCGCCTCCCCTTCCTCGACTCCCAGACCGGCGTCGCCCAGAGCAACTGCTACATCTGGATGGAGAAACGCCACCGCGGGCCAG GTTTGGCCGCCGGGCAGCTTTATTCCTACCCTGCGCGGCGCTGGAGGAAGAAACGTCGGGCGCATCCTCCGGAGGATCCGAgactttccttcccttccatgAAACCAG ACACGGATCAGGTGCTGAAGAAGGAAGGGCTGATCTCGCAGGACGGAAGCAGCCTGGAAGCTCTTCTGAGGACGGATTCCTTGGAAAAACGAGCCCTTCCGGACCCTCGGCTCGACGACGACAGCCTCGGCGAGTTCCCCGTCACCAACAGCCGAGCACGGAAG CGGATTCTGGAGCCGGATGATTTCCTGGACGATTTGGATGATGAAGATTACGAGGAGGATACCCCCAAgcggagagggaaggggaaagcgaAG GGCAAAGGGGTCGGAGGGGCTCGCAAGAAGCTGGACACGGCGATTTTGGAGGACCGGGACAAACCCTACGCGTGCGACA ataGTTACAAACAAAAGCATTCCTTGAAACCTCCCGATCGAG TTTGCGGCAAACGCTACAAGAACCGCCCGGGCCTGAGCTACCACTACGCTCACTCCCACTTGGCCGAGGAAGAAGGCGACGACAAGGACGATTCGCAGCCTCCCACTCCCGTCTCGCAGCGGTCGGAGGAGCAGAAAT CCAAGAAAGGCCCCGACGGGTTGGCTCTGCCCAACAACTACTGCGATTTCTGCCTGGGAGACTCCAAAATCAACAAGAAAACCGGACAACCCGAGGAGTTGGTTTCGTGCTCTGACTGCGGGCGATCAG GGCACCCCTCGTGCCTGCAGTTCACCCCGGTGATGATGGCGGCCGTCAAGACCTACCGCTGGCAGTGCATCGAGTGCAAGTGCTGCAACATCTGCGGCACCTCGGAGAACGAC GATCAGCTGCTCTTCTGCGACGACTGCGACCGCGGGTACCACATGTACTGCCTCACCCCCCCCATGTCGGAGCCGCCTGAAG ggagctggagctgccaCCTCTGTCTGGATTTGCTGAAGGAAAAGGCCTCGATCTACCAGAACCAGAACAACTCCTGA